The following coding sequences lie in one Alicyclobacillus curvatus genomic window:
- a CDS encoding class I SAM-dependent methyltransferase, with protein sequence METAAEVCPVIQDIQLLDIGIGTGNFAQRFEAKGAIVSGIDLSEAMVAECKKLHPNYELRTGTFQTIPFSESEFDVVVSSFCFHEVPPSQRLGACREVNRVLRKGGHLCLLDIIFASHAAMAEARSHMVSHWDDSEEYSLVGDLSENLYASGFHSVQWVQTGRLHWMCLAYK encoded by the coding sequence ATTGAGACTGCTGCTGAAGTGTGTCCAGTAATTCAAGACATACAGCTTCTAGACATAGGCATTGGCACGGGGAATTTTGCCCAACGCTTTGAAGCGAAAGGTGCCATCGTTTCTGGGATTGACCTGTCGGAAGCAATGGTCGCAGAGTGCAAGAAACTCCACCCGAACTATGAACTGAGAACGGGTACATTTCAAACCATACCGTTTTCTGAGAGTGAGTTTGATGTCGTCGTATCGAGTTTCTGTTTTCATGAAGTTCCACCAAGTCAAAGGCTTGGTGCATGCAGGGAAGTCAATCGTGTACTTCGTAAAGGGGGACATCTCTGTCTCCTAGACATCATATTTGCGTCACATGCGGCGATGGCAGAAGCCAGGAGCCACATGGTGTCTCACTGGGACGATAGCGAGGAGTATTCACTGGTAGGCGACTTGAGTGAGAATTTATACGCGTCTGGGTTTCATTCCGTGCAGTGGGTTCAGACAGGACGCCTTCATTGGATGTGCTTGGCGTATAAATAA
- a CDS encoding purine permease, which produces MLKTRSVAALGLQHVLAMYAGSMIVPLIIGGALKLTATQFAYLIAADMFTCGIATLLQVIGTKYVGIRLPVVLGCTFTAVGPIIAIGNTSNLPTIFTSIMIAGALVFLVAPIFGKLQKFFPPIVTGSVVTIIGLSLIPVAMNDAAGGQGSPDFGQPINLLLALGTLALIVVLNRFSTGFIRSISILIGLIAGTIAGSFFGMVNLKDVSAASWVNVVHPLYFGHPQLNIGAIVTMFIVCVVSMVESTGVYHALSKITEQPITDKDIVKGLRAEGIAIMLGGLFNTFPYTAFSQNVGLVSMTRVKNRSVIVAAGIILLVLGSLPKVAALVTVIPSAVLGGAMIAMFGMVVAYGMNMLGTVDLKRNENLLIIACSVSIGLGASVVPTMFSHLSNTVNMLLQSGIVPGTITAVFMNLFLNHFSYKESVPSIRGEETVPTI; this is translated from the coding sequence ATGTTAAAAACACGCAGTGTCGCCGCACTCGGATTGCAACACGTACTTGCCATGTATGCTGGTTCCATGATTGTCCCATTAATCATCGGAGGCGCTCTAAAGCTCACTGCAACACAATTTGCGTACCTGATTGCAGCGGACATGTTCACTTGTGGTATCGCCACTCTCTTACAGGTCATCGGCACCAAATACGTTGGGATTCGGTTGCCTGTTGTTTTGGGTTGTACGTTTACAGCCGTCGGTCCTATTATTGCGATTGGTAACACATCCAATCTTCCCACGATTTTTACGTCCATCATGATAGCTGGTGCGCTTGTCTTCCTGGTAGCACCTATCTTCGGGAAACTGCAAAAGTTCTTCCCCCCCATTGTTACAGGGTCCGTGGTCACCATCATTGGTCTGTCCCTGATTCCGGTGGCAATGAACGATGCTGCAGGTGGCCAAGGCAGCCCAGACTTCGGCCAGCCCATCAATTTGCTCTTGGCGCTCGGCACCCTCGCTCTCATTGTTGTCTTGAATCGCTTCTCGACGGGATTTATCCGGTCCATTTCTATTCTCATCGGCCTGATTGCCGGGACGATTGCCGGGTCTTTCTTTGGAATGGTAAACCTCAAAGACGTCTCCGCTGCATCCTGGGTCAACGTTGTGCACCCGCTCTATTTTGGCCATCCGCAACTCAACATTGGCGCCATTGTGACCATGTTCATTGTTTGTGTGGTGAGTATGGTTGAATCGACGGGCGTGTATCATGCGCTGTCCAAAATTACGGAGCAGCCCATAACGGACAAGGATATTGTCAAAGGGCTACGGGCCGAGGGAATTGCCATTATGCTTGGCGGCCTCTTCAACACCTTCCCATACACAGCCTTCTCGCAAAATGTGGGACTCGTTTCGATGACCCGCGTGAAAAACCGCAGCGTCATTGTCGCAGCAGGCATTATCCTGCTTGTCCTCGGTTCCCTTCCAAAAGTGGCAGCCCTGGTTACTGTTATCCCCTCCGCCGTCTTAGGAGGTGCGATGATTGCCATGTTTGGGATGGTTGTGGCCTATGGCATGAACATGCTCGGTACCGTCGACCTCAAGAGAAATGAGAACTTGCTCATCATCGCGTGCAGCGTGTCCATCGGTCTCGGAGCGTCTGTTGTCCCGACGATGTTTTCACACCTGTCGAACACAGTCAACATGTTGCTTCAAAGTGGAATTGTCCCAGGCACGATTACAGCCGTCTTCATGAATCTGTTCTTAAATCACTTTTCATATAAGGAAAGCGTGCCTTCGATTCGCGGTGAGGAAACCGTCCCCACCATCTAA
- a CDS encoding xanthine phosphoribosyltransferase yields MREGKVLSEQVIKVNSFLNHQVHPVFIRDVGQQIADEFQNASITKVLTIEASGIHIAFAVALALGVPFVYAKKSKAITQSGVYASSVYSFTRQTEYQITVSKEFISSDDKVLIVDDILAEGAGVRGLLDILEQAKASLVAISVVIEKSFQSGRKFLDDAGYPVFALARIAKMAPETGIQFLDESR; encoded by the coding sequence ATGCGAGAAGGAAAAGTCCTGTCTGAGCAAGTCATCAAGGTGAATTCATTTTTAAATCATCAGGTCCATCCCGTCTTTATCCGAGATGTCGGGCAACAAATTGCAGATGAGTTTCAAAATGCATCCATCACGAAGGTCCTCACCATTGAAGCAAGCGGCATCCATATTGCATTCGCGGTGGCCCTAGCGCTCGGCGTTCCCTTCGTGTATGCCAAAAAGTCAAAAGCCATTACCCAATCAGGTGTCTATGCCAGCTCTGTATATTCATTTACTCGTCAAACGGAATACCAAATCACCGTATCTAAAGAGTTTATTTCATCTGATGACAAAGTCCTCATCGTGGACGACATCCTTGCAGAGGGTGCAGGGGTCCGTGGCCTTCTCGATATCTTGGAACAGGCCAAGGCATCACTTGTCGCTATCAGCGTCGTGATTGAGAAAAGCTTCCAGTCCGGACGAAAGTTTCTTGATGACGCGGGGTATCCAGTCTTCGCGCTTGCTCGTATCGCCAAAATGGCTCCGGAAACAGGCATTCAATTTCTAGATGAAAGTCGGTAA